ATTAAATCTATAAAGCGGTTTTTACCGACTCTTGTAGGGATATGGCTATTTATGCTTATTTAAGGGTCTCCAGCGACAAACAAGACGTACACAACCAACGACATGGCATTTTAGAGTATGCCAACACTCATGGTTTGAGTCCCATCCAGTTTATAGAGGACACAATTTCTGGGCGGGAGAAATGGTTAGAGCGAGGTGTAGGACAACTACTGAATCAAACAGCGCAAGAATCCGATATAGTCATTTTTTCAGAAGTGAGTCGGATGGCACGCTCCACCCTACAAGTCTTAGAAATGCTGGAGTGCTGTGTGCGTCGAGGAATCAACGTCCATATCGCCAAACAAGGAATGGTACTGGATGACTCCATGCAAAGCCGAATTACAGCAACAGTTTTGGGCTTGGCAGCAGAAATCGAACGGGAATTGATTGTACTGAGAACAACCGAAGCCCTAGCCAAGCGTAAAGCCGAGGGAAAAACGTTGGGACGACCTAAAGGAAGACAATCTGCACATTTAAAACTGGACACAAGGGAAGCAGAAATTCGCAGCTATCTAGCCAAAGGGATTAGCAAACGCTCAATTGCCAAACTGGTCGATTGTTCACCTTCGACTCTCTACGATTGGTTGTCACGGAAACATCTCCACCCCCGCCCCGATAAATTAGTGGAGAAATCATAGGATGCCCAAGAAACAAATACCAATTGATGCCATCGTAGATCTACGTCGCCGCTTAGACCAACTACCACCGCGCAGTCCATCCCGTCGGGTATTAGTCCAAGAAATAGCGCAACTGTATGGCATTTCCGAAGATACGGTGTATCGAACACTGCGAGAAGGCAATGGAATTCGCCCAGTACGTCGCGCTGATTGTGATGTCCCGCGTGTAACTCCCAAAGCAACTCTGGAGCGATATTGCGAAATCATTGCTGCCATTAAAATACGCACATCTAACCGTAAAGGTCGCCATTTATCTACCGTGCAAGCAATTCGCTTATTGGAAGAAGATGGCATCAACACACCAGATGGTCATGTCACCGTGCCAGTAGGTTTGCTCAAACCAACCACCGTCAATCGTTATCTCAACAAATGGGGCTACGACCGCAATACCTGTAGCGAACTGCAAACATAAACG
The nucleotide sequence above comes from Planktothrix agardhii NIES-204. Encoded proteins:
- the res gene encoding resolvase; translated protein: MAIYAYLRVSSDKQDVHNQRHGILEYANTHGLSPIQFIEDTISGREKWLERGVGQLLNQTAQESDIVIFSEVSRMARSTLQVLEMLECCVRRGINVHIAKQGMVLDDSMQSRITATVLGLAAEIERELIVLRTTEALAKRKAEGKTLGRPKGRQSAHLKLDTREAEIRSYLAKGISKRSIAKLVDCSPSTLYDWLSRKHLHPRPDKLVEKS